The proteins below are encoded in one region of Oncorhynchus clarkii lewisi isolate Uvic-CL-2024 chromosome 33, UVic_Ocla_1.0, whole genome shotgun sequence:
- the LOC139392733 gene encoding bromodomain-containing protein 1 isoform X1, protein MRKKARHHRVPEPQRPPSPIQPSPNKQTLTYAQAQRMVDMEIDGRMHRISIYDKLDVISDDDPTAQEIMECTSNKENTEKPQQTPMRSVRLKNNQEKRSAAAVAHNHTTRGAAAAPVQTLPEAKVRTVEYNLPAVPRRPPVYYKYVEKTSEELDEEVEYDMDEEDYAWLEVVNDKRRSEGVSQVSHNVFEFLVDRFEKETQMEKVSQGQDKLTIDEDAVCCICMDGDGQDSNVILFCDMCNLAVHQECYGVPYIPEGQWLCRHCLQSPTQPAGCILCPNKGGAVKKTDDDRWGHVVCALWVPEVGFSNTVFIEPIDGVSNIPSARWKLTCYLCKEKGVGACIQCHKANCYTAFHVSCAQKAGLFMKMEPIKEFTETGEPTFSVKKTAYCGAHTPNSSVRRPLTIYEDAKPQNGLCSPLKGEKMRGANALTKGRKRKSKKVEPEEEVPPVAVPSFPPQRLNTILNRVSMQKKKVFVELALNYWTLKRQARNGVPLIRRLQSSQQSHQKTHAAQPKESEEESRALKEQLKEWHCLRHDLERARLLLELIRKREKLKREEMKLQQSLLEVQLTPFSILLRSVLEQLQERDQSLIFAQPVDIKEVPDYLDHIKNPMDFSTMRKRIDDQAYSNLDDFESDFNLIIFNCMKYNCKDTFFHRAAARLRDQGGALIRKTRRDVERIGFEKDSGMHLPEPPKIEAPPPFSWEDVDQLLVPANRQHMPLEEQLKELLEKLDLTFSMKSSPSRSKRLKLLKKTINDVRSEMSFGLRRASHHSHSHSSSSQPERSKAGEAECMKTNGQSPDNEGDKSLPPKLEPSDSLTPLMHFESNLEPPTLKPIHTPDSKTHGQVKFDREKPNNASSTTTLLNGHSDSQNPLLLSKGDVSVVATSTLAQPSGTTVNRRTAVLFRKSKTSSPGKNQGGRGGDEAQTGCPQLGTKTFLSVMIPRLETLLHPRTRKRSHSPRGVYSEGGGDREDESPVKHINTGLSNGFAMEEVIDEEKELSASRPLETRRRCASESSISSSGSLLGSTSSTLSLPACGKGKPALVRRNTVDDKNDLIACIETGNFARAARIAAEVGNSNIWMPASAATVVLEPLKLVWAKCSGYPSYPALIVDPHMPRVGCQHNGVSIPMPPLDVLRVGERMQYKNEEKLFLVLFFDNKRSWQWLPKSKMVPLGIDKTIDKIKMMEGRTSSIRKAVQTAFKRAMNHLSIVQDEPVSDMSDVD, encoded by the exons ATGAGGAAGAAGGCTCGGCACCACAGGGTCCCCGAGCCCCAGCGGCCGCCCTCCCCCATCCAGCCGTCCCCCAACAAACAGACTCTGACCTATGCCCAGGCCCAGCGCATGGTGGACATGGAGATTGATGGCCGGATGCACCGGATCAGCATCTACGACAAGCTGGACGTGATCTCGGATGATGACCCTACGGCTCAGGAGATTATGGAGTGCACCAGCAACAAGGAGAACACGGAGAAGCCTCAGCAGACGCCAATGCGCTCCGTCCGGTTAAAAAACAACCAGGAGAAGAGAAGTGCAGCTGCGGTCGCACATAACCACACAACACGTGGAGCTGCAGCAGCACCAGTACAGACACTTCCAGAGGCCAAGGTCCGGACGGTGGAGTATAACCTACCAGCGGTCCCCAGGAGGCCCCCGGTGTACTATAAGTATGTGGAGAAGACGTCAGAGGAGTTGGATGAGGAGGTGGAGTATGATATGGATGAGGAGGACTACGCCTGGCTGGAAGTAGTTAACGACAAGAGGAGGAGTGAGGGCGTCAGTCAG GTGTCCCACAACGTGTTTGAGTTCCTGGTGGACCGCtttgagaaagagacacagaTGGAGAAGGTGAGCCAGGGCCAGGACAAGCTGACCATAGACGAGGACGCTGTCTGCTGCATCTGCATGGACGGAGACGGCCAGGACAGCAACGTCATCCTCTTCTGTGACATGTGCAACCTGGCCGTGCACCAAGAGTGTTACGGTGTCCCttacatcccagagggacagtgGCTATGCCGGCACTGCCTCCAGTCGCCCACCCAGCCTGCAGGCTGCATACTGTGTCCTAACAAAGGCGGAGCAGTGAAAAAGACTGACGATGACCGCTGGGGTCATGTGGTGTGCGCCCTGTGGGTGCCGGAGGTAGGGTTTTCCAACACAGTCTTCATCGAGCCCATCGACGGAGTCAGCAACATACCGTCCGCTCGCTGGAAGCTCACCTGCTACCTCTGTAAGGAGAAGGGGGTGGGGGCCTGTATCCAGTGTCACAAGGCTAACTGCTATACAGCCTTCCACGTCAGCTGTGCTCAGAAAGCAGGACTCTTTATGAAGATGGAACCAATCAAGGAGTTTACAGAGACCGGCGAACCAACGTTTTCGGTGAAGAAGACTGCTTACTGTGGGGCTCACACCCCCAACAGCTCGGTCAGACGACCTCTCACCATCTACGAGGACGCCAAACCCCAAAATGGATTGTGTTCCCCTCTGAAAGGGGAGAAGATGAGGGGCGCCAATGCACTGACGaaaggcaggaagaggaagagcaaGAAGGTGGAGCCAGAGGAAGAGGTCCCACCCGTGGCCGTGCCTAGCTTTCCTCCCCAAAG GTTAAACACCATCCTCAACCGGGTGTCTATGCAGAAAAAGAAGGTGTTTGTGGAGCTGGCTCTAAACTACTGGACTCTAAAGAGACAGGCGAGGAACGGAGTACCCCTCATCAGACGACTACAGTCCAGCCAACAGTCCCATCAGAAGACCCATGCTGCACAGCCG aaggagagtgaggaggagagccGGGCTCTGAAGGAGCAGCTCAAGGAGTGGCATTGTCTAAGACATGACCTGGAGAGAGCCAGGCTATTGCTGGAGCTCATACGCAAGAGGGAAAAACTCAAGAGAGAAGAG ATGAAGCTGCAGCAGAGCCTGTTAGAGGTCCAGCTGACTCCCTTCAGTATCCTGCTCAGGTCTGTGTTGGAACAGCTAcaagagagagaccagtccttGATCTTTGCCCAGCCTGTCGACATCAAAGAG GTGCCTGACTACCTTGACCACATCAAGAACCCCATGGATTTCTCCACTATGAGGAAACGCATTGATGACCAGGCCTACAGCAACCTGGATGACTTTGAGTCTGACTTCAATCTCATCATCTTCAACTGCATGAAGTACAACTGTAAGGATACCTTCTTCCACCGGGCGGCCGCCCGTCTCCGAGACCAAGGTGGGGCTTTGATCAGGAAGACGCGGAGGGATGTGGAACGAATCGGCTTCGAGAAGGACAGCGGGATGCACCTGCCCGAACCGCCCAAGATCGAAGCGCCTCCACCATTTTCCTGGGAGGACG TGGACCAGTTATTGGTCCCAGCCAACCGGCAGCACATGCCTCTGGAGGAGCAGCTGAAAGAGCTGCTGGAGAAACTGGACCTGACATTCTCCATGAAGTCCAGCCCGTCACGCTCCAAACGCCTCAAGCTGCTCAAGAAGACCATTAACGACGTGCGCAGCGAGATGAGCTTCGGCCTGAGGAGGGCGTCCCACCACTCCCATTCGCATTCTTCTTCCTCCCAGCCAGAAAGGAGTAAAGCTGGGGAGGCAGAGTGTATGAAGACCAATGGACAGAGTCCTGATAATGAGG GGGACAAATCATTACCTCCCAAATTGGAACCCTCTGACTCCCTAACTCCTCTCATGCACTTCGAGAGTAACTTAGAACCCCCTACCCTCAAACCCATCCACACCCCGGACAGCAAGACCCACGGACAGGTCAAATTTGACCGAGAGAAACCCAACAACGCTTCCTCCACcactacccttctcaatggccaCTCCGACTCCCAGAACCCCCTGCTTCTTTCAAAGGGGGACGTGAGTGTGGTTGCCACCTCCACCCTGGCCCAACCCTCGGGGACGACTGTCAACCGCCGCACTGCCGTGCTCTTCAGGAAGTCCAAGACCTCTAGCCCTGGGAAGAAccagggggggagaggaggcgaTGAGGCCCAGACAGGGTGCCCTCAGCTGGGCACCAAGACCTTCCTGTCGGTAATGATCCCCAGGCTGGAGACCCTTCTCCACCCAAGGACTAGGAAGAGGAGCCACAGTCCACGTGGGGTGTACAgcgaggggggtggagacagggaGGACGAGTCCCCTGTCAAACACATTAACACAG GCCTGTCTAATGGTTTTGCGATGGAGGAGGTAATTGATGAAGAGAAGGAGCTAAGTGCCAGCAGGCCTCTAGAAACCAGGAGACGGTGTGCCTCTGAGTCCAGCATCTCATCTAGTGGTAGTCTGCTGGGCAGCACTAG CAGCACCCTCAGTCTTCCAGCATGTGGTAAAGGCAAACCGGCCCTGGTCCGAAGAAACACTGTGGATGATAAGAACGACCTCATTGCCTGTATAGAAACCGGGAACTTTGCCAGAGCTGCTAGGATTGCCGCCG AAGTTGGCAACAGCAATATTTGGATGCCTGCTAGTGCTGCAACAGTTGTTCTGGAACCTCTAAAGCTAGTTTGGGCTAAATGTAGCGGATACCCTTCCTATCCTGCCTTG ATCGTCGACCCCCACATGCCCCGGGTGGGGTGCCAGCACAACGGGGTGTCTATCCCCATGCCCCCCCTTGACGTCCTCCGGGTCGGAGAACGGATGCAGTACAAGAACGAAGAAAAACTCTTCCTCGTTCTTTTCTTTGACAACAAACGCAGCTG GCAATGGCTTCCTAAGTCTAAGATGGTCCCACTGGGGATTGACAAGACCATCGACAAGATCAAGATGATGGAGGGCAGAACGTCCAGCATCCGTAAGGCTGTTCAGACGGCCTTCAAACGTGCCATGAACCATCTTAGCATCGTTCAGGATGAACCTGTCAGCGACATGAGTGACGTGGactaa
- the LOC139392733 gene encoding bromodomain-containing protein 1 isoform X2, whose protein sequence is MRKKARHHRVPEPQRPPSPIQPSPNKQTLTYAQAQRMVDMEIDGRMHRISIYDKLDVISDDDPTAQEIMECTSNKENTEKPQQTPMRSVRLKNNQEKRSAAAVAHNHTTRGAAAAPVQTLPEAKVRTVEYNLPAVPRRPPVYYKYVEKTSEELDEEVEYDMDEEDYAWLEVVNDKRRSEGVSQVSHNVFEFLVDRFEKETQMEKVSQGQDKLTIDEDAVCCICMDGDGQDSNVILFCDMCNLAVHQECYGVPYIPEGQWLCRHCLQSPTQPAGCILCPNKGGAVKKTDDDRWGHVVCALWVPEVGFSNTVFIEPIDGVSNIPSARWKLTCYLCKEKGVGACIQCHKANCYTAFHVSCAQKAGLFMKMEPIKEFTETGEPTFSVKKTAYCGAHTPNSSVRRPLTIYEDAKPQNGLCSPLKGEKMRGANALTKGRKRKSKKVEPEEEVPPVAVPSFPPQRLNTILNRVSMQKKKVFVELALNYWTLKRQARNGVPLIRRLQSSQQSHQKTHAAQPKESEEESRALKEQLKEWHCLRHDLERARLLLELIRKREKLKREEMKLQQSLLEVQLTPFSILLRSVLEQLQERDQSLIFAQPVDIKEVPDYLDHIKNPMDFSTMRKRIDDQAYSNLDDFESDFNLIIFNCMKYNCKDTFFHRAAARLRDQGGALIRKTRRDVERIGFEKDSGMHLPEPPKIEAPPPFSWEDVDQLLVPANRQHMPLEEQLKELLEKLDLTFSMKSSPSRSKRLKLLKKTINDVRSEMSFGLRRASHHSHSHSSSSQPERSKAGEAECMKTNGQSPDNEGDKSLPPKLEPSDSLTPLMHFESNLEPPTLKPIHTPDSKTHGQVKFDREKPNNASSTTTLLNGHSDSQNPLLLSKGDVSVVATSTLAQPSGTTVNRRTAVLFRKSKTSSPGKNQGGRGGDEAQTGCPQLGTKTFLSVMIPRLETLLHPRTRKRSHSPRGVYSEGGGDREDESPVKHINTGLSNGFAMEEVIDEEKELSASRPLETRRRCASESSISSSGSLLGSTSTLSLPACGKGKPALVRRNTVDDKNDLIACIETGNFARAARIAAEVGNSNIWMPASAATVVLEPLKLVWAKCSGYPSYPALIVDPHMPRVGCQHNGVSIPMPPLDVLRVGERMQYKNEEKLFLVLFFDNKRSWQWLPKSKMVPLGIDKTIDKIKMMEGRTSSIRKAVQTAFKRAMNHLSIVQDEPVSDMSDVD, encoded by the exons ATGAGGAAGAAGGCTCGGCACCACAGGGTCCCCGAGCCCCAGCGGCCGCCCTCCCCCATCCAGCCGTCCCCCAACAAACAGACTCTGACCTATGCCCAGGCCCAGCGCATGGTGGACATGGAGATTGATGGCCGGATGCACCGGATCAGCATCTACGACAAGCTGGACGTGATCTCGGATGATGACCCTACGGCTCAGGAGATTATGGAGTGCACCAGCAACAAGGAGAACACGGAGAAGCCTCAGCAGACGCCAATGCGCTCCGTCCGGTTAAAAAACAACCAGGAGAAGAGAAGTGCAGCTGCGGTCGCACATAACCACACAACACGTGGAGCTGCAGCAGCACCAGTACAGACACTTCCAGAGGCCAAGGTCCGGACGGTGGAGTATAACCTACCAGCGGTCCCCAGGAGGCCCCCGGTGTACTATAAGTATGTGGAGAAGACGTCAGAGGAGTTGGATGAGGAGGTGGAGTATGATATGGATGAGGAGGACTACGCCTGGCTGGAAGTAGTTAACGACAAGAGGAGGAGTGAGGGCGTCAGTCAG GTGTCCCACAACGTGTTTGAGTTCCTGGTGGACCGCtttgagaaagagacacagaTGGAGAAGGTGAGCCAGGGCCAGGACAAGCTGACCATAGACGAGGACGCTGTCTGCTGCATCTGCATGGACGGAGACGGCCAGGACAGCAACGTCATCCTCTTCTGTGACATGTGCAACCTGGCCGTGCACCAAGAGTGTTACGGTGTCCCttacatcccagagggacagtgGCTATGCCGGCACTGCCTCCAGTCGCCCACCCAGCCTGCAGGCTGCATACTGTGTCCTAACAAAGGCGGAGCAGTGAAAAAGACTGACGATGACCGCTGGGGTCATGTGGTGTGCGCCCTGTGGGTGCCGGAGGTAGGGTTTTCCAACACAGTCTTCATCGAGCCCATCGACGGAGTCAGCAACATACCGTCCGCTCGCTGGAAGCTCACCTGCTACCTCTGTAAGGAGAAGGGGGTGGGGGCCTGTATCCAGTGTCACAAGGCTAACTGCTATACAGCCTTCCACGTCAGCTGTGCTCAGAAAGCAGGACTCTTTATGAAGATGGAACCAATCAAGGAGTTTACAGAGACCGGCGAACCAACGTTTTCGGTGAAGAAGACTGCTTACTGTGGGGCTCACACCCCCAACAGCTCGGTCAGACGACCTCTCACCATCTACGAGGACGCCAAACCCCAAAATGGATTGTGTTCCCCTCTGAAAGGGGAGAAGATGAGGGGCGCCAATGCACTGACGaaaggcaggaagaggaagagcaaGAAGGTGGAGCCAGAGGAAGAGGTCCCACCCGTGGCCGTGCCTAGCTTTCCTCCCCAAAG GTTAAACACCATCCTCAACCGGGTGTCTATGCAGAAAAAGAAGGTGTTTGTGGAGCTGGCTCTAAACTACTGGACTCTAAAGAGACAGGCGAGGAACGGAGTACCCCTCATCAGACGACTACAGTCCAGCCAACAGTCCCATCAGAAGACCCATGCTGCACAGCCG aaggagagtgaggaggagagccGGGCTCTGAAGGAGCAGCTCAAGGAGTGGCATTGTCTAAGACATGACCTGGAGAGAGCCAGGCTATTGCTGGAGCTCATACGCAAGAGGGAAAAACTCAAGAGAGAAGAG ATGAAGCTGCAGCAGAGCCTGTTAGAGGTCCAGCTGACTCCCTTCAGTATCCTGCTCAGGTCTGTGTTGGAACAGCTAcaagagagagaccagtccttGATCTTTGCCCAGCCTGTCGACATCAAAGAG GTGCCTGACTACCTTGACCACATCAAGAACCCCATGGATTTCTCCACTATGAGGAAACGCATTGATGACCAGGCCTACAGCAACCTGGATGACTTTGAGTCTGACTTCAATCTCATCATCTTCAACTGCATGAAGTACAACTGTAAGGATACCTTCTTCCACCGGGCGGCCGCCCGTCTCCGAGACCAAGGTGGGGCTTTGATCAGGAAGACGCGGAGGGATGTGGAACGAATCGGCTTCGAGAAGGACAGCGGGATGCACCTGCCCGAACCGCCCAAGATCGAAGCGCCTCCACCATTTTCCTGGGAGGACG TGGACCAGTTATTGGTCCCAGCCAACCGGCAGCACATGCCTCTGGAGGAGCAGCTGAAAGAGCTGCTGGAGAAACTGGACCTGACATTCTCCATGAAGTCCAGCCCGTCACGCTCCAAACGCCTCAAGCTGCTCAAGAAGACCATTAACGACGTGCGCAGCGAGATGAGCTTCGGCCTGAGGAGGGCGTCCCACCACTCCCATTCGCATTCTTCTTCCTCCCAGCCAGAAAGGAGTAAAGCTGGGGAGGCAGAGTGTATGAAGACCAATGGACAGAGTCCTGATAATGAGG GGGACAAATCATTACCTCCCAAATTGGAACCCTCTGACTCCCTAACTCCTCTCATGCACTTCGAGAGTAACTTAGAACCCCCTACCCTCAAACCCATCCACACCCCGGACAGCAAGACCCACGGACAGGTCAAATTTGACCGAGAGAAACCCAACAACGCTTCCTCCACcactacccttctcaatggccaCTCCGACTCCCAGAACCCCCTGCTTCTTTCAAAGGGGGACGTGAGTGTGGTTGCCACCTCCACCCTGGCCCAACCCTCGGGGACGACTGTCAACCGCCGCACTGCCGTGCTCTTCAGGAAGTCCAAGACCTCTAGCCCTGGGAAGAAccagggggggagaggaggcgaTGAGGCCCAGACAGGGTGCCCTCAGCTGGGCACCAAGACCTTCCTGTCGGTAATGATCCCCAGGCTGGAGACCCTTCTCCACCCAAGGACTAGGAAGAGGAGCCACAGTCCACGTGGGGTGTACAgcgaggggggtggagacagggaGGACGAGTCCCCTGTCAAACACATTAACACAG GCCTGTCTAATGGTTTTGCGATGGAGGAGGTAATTGATGAAGAGAAGGAGCTAAGTGCCAGCAGGCCTCTAGAAACCAGGAGACGGTGTGCCTCTGAGTCCAGCATCTCATCTAGTGGTAGTCTGCTGGGCAGCACTAG CACCCTCAGTCTTCCAGCATGTGGTAAAGGCAAACCGGCCCTGGTCCGAAGAAACACTGTGGATGATAAGAACGACCTCATTGCCTGTATAGAAACCGGGAACTTTGCCAGAGCTGCTAGGATTGCCGCCG AAGTTGGCAACAGCAATATTTGGATGCCTGCTAGTGCTGCAACAGTTGTTCTGGAACCTCTAAAGCTAGTTTGGGCTAAATGTAGCGGATACCCTTCCTATCCTGCCTTG ATCGTCGACCCCCACATGCCCCGGGTGGGGTGCCAGCACAACGGGGTGTCTATCCCCATGCCCCCCCTTGACGTCCTCCGGGTCGGAGAACGGATGCAGTACAAGAACGAAGAAAAACTCTTCCTCGTTCTTTTCTTTGACAACAAACGCAGCTG GCAATGGCTTCCTAAGTCTAAGATGGTCCCACTGGGGATTGACAAGACCATCGACAAGATCAAGATGATGGAGGGCAGAACGTCCAGCATCCGTAAGGCTGTTCAGACGGCCTTCAAACGTGCCATGAACCATCTTAGCATCGTTCAGGATGAACCTGTCAGCGACATGAGTGACGTGGactaa